One Nicotiana tomentosiformis chromosome 4, ASM39032v3, whole genome shotgun sequence genomic window carries:
- the LOC104119112 gene encoding ankyrin repeat-containing protein At5g02620-like, protein MEAAKKLLQLETEIRSVRATDDDTVGRYPIIEAARYGHKEMVLLLIGDMATKMADSPPTKESAASTFLHLLVVAEFYDVLLALVRRFPGLARAEFYGDKGDVSLLSLMAETPSAFRSGTQLPFWQRLLYSVSQANLESRLSDIEKSFVANQPSVTTPSMELPQPANELTWECFVKYPRNCVITIQMWLARMINIAAIFKHIKDKKLMHKETLDIVERLCKELMKEYNAKNIEPVLRKAVLLAASSGIPEIIEEIEDCYSDAIWFVNSENHNLFHLAVINRYEKVFNLIYQLSLYNHLVITDEDTSGNNILHMAGKLAPLSRLNLISGAALQMQRELQWFQEVEKFVHPTLRTNRNSYGKTPKMVFTEEHKELVKEGEKWMKETANSCTFVAALTATVGFAAAITVPGGNQSKGFPIFSKEPAFTVFAVSVAFCLFSSVASVLMFLSILTARYAEMDFLRSLPKRLIIGLGTLFISMTSLMIAFGASIYLVFGQKNGLILIPVILFESLQFRLLLDICMSTYGPSIFHKQSSRLLY, encoded by the exons AAGTTGCTGCAACTCGAAACGGAAATCCGGAGTGTGCGAGCGACTGACGACGATACTGTTGGGCGGTATCCGATCATAGAGGCTGCTAGATATGGCCATAAGGAGATGGTTTTACTTTTGATTGGGGATATGGCCACAAAGATGGCAGACTCCCCACCAACTAAAGAATCAGCTGCTTCCACCTTTCTCCATCTGCTAGTAGTAGCCGAATTCTACG ATGTGCTGCTAGCTCTGGTTCGACGTTTTCCTGGTTTGGCCCGGGCAGAGTTTTATGGTGACAAGGGTGATGTATCGCTTCTGAGTTTGATGGCTGAGACACCTTCTGCATTTCGGAGTGGGACTCAGCTCCCCTTTTGGCAGCGCTTACTTTATTCTG TCTCACAGGCAAACTTAGAAAGCAGGTTATCAGACATTGAAAAGTCCTTTGTTGCAAATCAGCCCTCAGTCACAACACCCTCAATGGAATTGCCACAGCCCGCTAATGAGTTAACATGGGAGTGTTTCGTGAAGTATCCACGCAATTGTGTCATCACAATTCAAATGTGGCTCGCTAGGATGATTAATATAG CAGCAATATTCAAGCACATTAAGGATAAAAAGTTAATGCATAAAGAGACTCTTGATATCGTGGAACGTCTTTGCAAGGAGCTTATGAAAGAGTATAACGCTAAGAATATTGAGCCAGTACTCAGAAAGGCAGTACTGTTGGCAGCAAGTTCAGGAATTCCTGAAATCATAGAAGAAATTGAAGATTGCTACTCAGACGCAATTTGGTTTGTTAATTCTGAAAATCATAACTTATTTCACCTTGCAGTAATAAATCGTTATGAAAAGGTGTTTAACCTCATATATCAGTTAAGTTTGTATAATCATTTGGTAATAACTGATGAAGACACTTCAGGAAACAATATATTACATATGGCTGGAAAATTAGCACCTCTTAGCCGACTCAATCTTATCTCAGGTGCAGCTTTGCAAATGCAGCGCGAACTTCAATGGTTCCAG GAAGTGGAAAAGTTTGTTCATCCAACTTTGAGGACAAATAGAAACTCATatggaaaaacaccaaaaatggtGTTCACTGAGGAACACAAGGAATTGGTCAAAGAAGGAGAGAAATGGATGAAAGAAACTGCAAATTCATGCACATTTGTGGCAGCCTTAACAGCAACGGTAGGATTTGCAGCAGCCATCACTGTGCCAGGAGGAAATCAAAGCAAAGGTTTCCCAATCTTCTCCAAAGAACCGGCTTTCACAGTTTTTGCAGTTTCGGTTGCATTCTGTCTATTCTCTTCTGTTGCCTCTGTGCTAATGTTTTTGTCTATCCTCACAGCGAGATATGCAGAAATGGATTTTCTTAGATCTCTTCCAAAACGATTAATTATAGGCCTCGGTACACTGTTTATTTCAATGACATCTCTGATGATAGCATTTGGTGCTTCAATTTACCTCGTTTTCGGTCAGAAAAATGGGTTGATACTCATTCCAGTAATCCTCTTTGAGTCCTTGCAATTTCGTCTTTTGCTGGATATATGTATGTCCACATATGGCCCAAGCATTTTTCATAAACAGAGCTCACGTTTACTCTACTAG
- the LOC104119107 gene encoding ankyrin repeat-containing protein NPR4-like isoform X3 — MSSLPNLAANTSNNNVHHSPSPGRSEKDQLWRCLPLYRALLRGDQCDLELAARPMGPLYKAWDCKITRAGDTTLHVIVGAGKWFDDPTVGPSAYTSRNNDGYTPLCVAAMVGNMEAAKNLLQLNPGLGSLDDAVGPYPIIEAVRYGHKEMVLLLIGDMERKMEGSPPTKQSTASHFLHLLVVAGFYDVLLALLRRHPGLARAEFYGDNNESLLSLLAEIPSAFRSGTQLRFWHWQQLLYSGIMIKSMIHAAREIWKTTTRTIRHIKDTKLMHEETLDIVKRLCEELTKHYSSTGEDIEPVLRKALLSAAGSGISEIIEEIIERYPDAIWFVDSENHNLFHLAVINRYEKVFSLIYQLSVYKHLVTAGEDTSGNNILHMAGKLAPLSRLNLISGAALQMQRELQWFQEVEKFVQPTLRTKRNSDGKTPKMVFTEEHKELVKEGEKWMKETANSCIFVAALTTTVVFAAAITVPGGNNQNSGFPLFSNETAFTAFAVSAAFCLFSSVASVLMFLSILTSRYAEGDFLRRLPKRLILGLGTLFISMTSLMIAFSATIYLVFGQRKGWILIPVGIAALIPVILFESLQFPLLLDMFMSTYGPSIFRKQSSRILL; from the exons CCCCTATATAAAGCCTGGGATTGTAAGATAACAAGAGCTGGGGACACCACCCTTCATGTAATTGTTGGTGCGGGAAAGTGGTTTGATGATCCGACTGTGGGTCCATCAGCTTACACTTCGCGTAACAATGATGGTTACACACCTCTTTGTGTGGCTGCAATGGTTGGGAACATGGAGGCAGCAAAGAATTTACTGCAACTCAACCCGGGATTGGGATCTCTTGATGATGCTGTTGGGCCATACCCGATCATAGAGGCTGTTAGGTATGGCCATAAGGAAATGGTTTTACTTTTGATTGGGGATATGGAAAGGAAGATGGAAGGCTCCCCACCAACTAAACAATCGACTGCTTCCCACTTTCTCCATCTTCTAGTAGTGGCTGGATTCTATG ATGTGCTGCTAGCTCTGCTTAGACGTCATCCTGGTTTGGCCCGAGCAGAGTTTTATGGTGACAATAACGAATCCCTTTTGAGCTTGCTGGCTGAAATACCTTCTGCATTTCGGAGTGGGACTCAACTAAGATTCTGGCACTGGCAGCAGTTACTTTATTCAG GGATCATGATAAAGTCAATGATTCATGCAGCTCGCGAAATTTGGAAAACAACAA CAAGAACAATCAGACATATTAAGGATACAAAATTAATGCATGAAGAGACTCTTGATATTGTGAAACGTCTTTGCGAGGAACTTACCAAACATTATTCCTCTACGGGTGAGGATATTGAGCCAGTACTTAGAAAGGCACTTCTTTCAGCAGCAGGTTCAGGAATTTCTGAAATCATAGAAGAAATTATAGAACGTTACCCAGACGCAATCTGGTTTGTTGATTCTGAGAACCATAACTTATTTCACCTTGCAGTAATAAATCGTTATGAGAAGGTGTTTAGTCTTATATATCAGTTAAGTGTATATAAACATTTGGTAACAGCTGGTGAAGACACTTCAGGGAACAATATATTACATATGGCTGGAAAGCTAGCACCTCTTAGCCGACTCAATCTTATCTCAGGTGCGGCTTTGCAAATGCAGCGTGAATTGCAATGGTTTCAG GAAGTGGAAAAGTTTGTTCAACCAACGCTCAGAACAAAGAGAAACTCAGAtggaaaaactccaaaaatggtgTTTACTGAGGAACACAAGGAATTGGTCAAAGAAGGAGAGAAATGGATGAAAGAAACTGCAAATTCCTGTATATTTGTGGCAGCCCTAACAACAACAGTAGTATTTGCAGCAGCCATTACCGTGCCAGGTGGAAACAATCAAAACAGTGGTTTTCCGCTCTTCTCCAATGAAACGGCTTTCACGGCTTTTGCAGTTTCTGCTGCATTCTGTCTGTTCTCTTCTGTTGCCTCTGTTCTAATGTTCCTGTCTATCCTCACCTCGAGATATGCAGAGGGGGATTTCCTTAGACGTCTTCCGAAGAGATTGATTCTAGGCCTGGGTACCCTATTCATTTCAATGACATCTCTGATGATAGCATTTAGTGCTACAATTTATCTCGTTTTTGGTCAGAGAAAAGGATGGATACTCATTCCAGTGGGCATAGCAGCCCTCATTCCAGTAATCCTCTTTGAGTCCTTGCAATTTCCTCTCTTACTGGATATGTTTATGTCCACTTATGGTCCAAGCATTTTTCGCAAACAGAGCTCACGTATACTTCTCTAG
- the LOC104119107 gene encoding uncharacterized protein isoform X1, whose protein sequence is MSSLPNLAANTSNNNVHHSPSPGRSEKDQLWRCLPLYRALLRGDQCDLELAARPMGPLYKAWDCKITRAGDTTLHVIVGAGKWFDDPTVGPSAYTSRNNDGYTPLCVAAMVGNMEAAKNLLQLNPGLGSLDDAVGPYPIIEAVRYGHKEMVLLLIGDMERKMEGSPPTKQSTASHFLHLLVVAGFYDVLLALLRRHPGLARAEFYGDNNESLLSLLAEIPSAFRSGTQLRFWHWQQLLYSVMHAKLEIRLADIEKSLVVVQSSATSPSRQSPEPASGLTWEYCTRLVNCCILVCPKWLVTPIYSCMNHVGIMIKSMIHAAREIWKTTTRTIRHIKDTKLMHEETLDIVKRLCEELTKHYSSTGEDIEPVLRKALLSAAGSGISEIIEEIIERYPDAIWFVDSENHNLFHLAVINRYEKVFSLIYQLSVYKHLVTAGEDTSGNNILHMAGKLAPLSRLNLISGAALQMQRELQWFQEVEKFVQPTLRTKRNSDGKTPKMVFTEEHKELVKEGEKWMKETANSCIFVAALTTTVVFAAAITVPGGNNQNSGFPLFSNETAFTAFAVSAAFCLFSSVASVLMFLSILTSRYAEGDFLRRLPKRLILGLGTLFISMTSLMIAFSATIYLVFGQRKGWILIPVGIAALIPVILFESLQFPLLLDMFMSTYGPSIFRKQSSRILL, encoded by the exons CCCCTATATAAAGCCTGGGATTGTAAGATAACAAGAGCTGGGGACACCACCCTTCATGTAATTGTTGGTGCGGGAAAGTGGTTTGATGATCCGACTGTGGGTCCATCAGCTTACACTTCGCGTAACAATGATGGTTACACACCTCTTTGTGTGGCTGCAATGGTTGGGAACATGGAGGCAGCAAAGAATTTACTGCAACTCAACCCGGGATTGGGATCTCTTGATGATGCTGTTGGGCCATACCCGATCATAGAGGCTGTTAGGTATGGCCATAAGGAAATGGTTTTACTTTTGATTGGGGATATGGAAAGGAAGATGGAAGGCTCCCCACCAACTAAACAATCGACTGCTTCCCACTTTCTCCATCTTCTAGTAGTGGCTGGATTCTATG ATGTGCTGCTAGCTCTGCTTAGACGTCATCCTGGTTTGGCCCGAGCAGAGTTTTATGGTGACAATAACGAATCCCTTTTGAGCTTGCTGGCTGAAATACCTTCTGCATTTCGGAGTGGGACTCAACTAAGATTCTGGCACTGGCAGCAGTTACTTTATTCAG TCATGCATGCAAAATTAGAGATCAGGTTGGCAGACATTGAAAAGTCTCTTGTTGTAGTCCAATCGTCAGCTACATCACCCTCGAGGCAATCACCAGAGCCTGCTAGTGGGTTAACATGGGAGTACTGTACACGTTTAGTAAACTGTTGCATCcttgtctgtccaaaatggcttgTTACACCGATCTATAGCTGCATGAATCACGTCG GGATCATGATAAAGTCAATGATTCATGCAGCTCGCGAAATTTGGAAAACAACAA CAAGAACAATCAGACATATTAAGGATACAAAATTAATGCATGAAGAGACTCTTGATATTGTGAAACGTCTTTGCGAGGAACTTACCAAACATTATTCCTCTACGGGTGAGGATATTGAGCCAGTACTTAGAAAGGCACTTCTTTCAGCAGCAGGTTCAGGAATTTCTGAAATCATAGAAGAAATTATAGAACGTTACCCAGACGCAATCTGGTTTGTTGATTCTGAGAACCATAACTTATTTCACCTTGCAGTAATAAATCGTTATGAGAAGGTGTTTAGTCTTATATATCAGTTAAGTGTATATAAACATTTGGTAACAGCTGGTGAAGACACTTCAGGGAACAATATATTACATATGGCTGGAAAGCTAGCACCTCTTAGCCGACTCAATCTTATCTCAGGTGCGGCTTTGCAAATGCAGCGTGAATTGCAATGGTTTCAG GAAGTGGAAAAGTTTGTTCAACCAACGCTCAGAACAAAGAGAAACTCAGAtggaaaaactccaaaaatggtgTTTACTGAGGAACACAAGGAATTGGTCAAAGAAGGAGAGAAATGGATGAAAGAAACTGCAAATTCCTGTATATTTGTGGCAGCCCTAACAACAACAGTAGTATTTGCAGCAGCCATTACCGTGCCAGGTGGAAACAATCAAAACAGTGGTTTTCCGCTCTTCTCCAATGAAACGGCTTTCACGGCTTTTGCAGTTTCTGCTGCATTCTGTCTGTTCTCTTCTGTTGCCTCTGTTCTAATGTTCCTGTCTATCCTCACCTCGAGATATGCAGAGGGGGATTTCCTTAGACGTCTTCCGAAGAGATTGATTCTAGGCCTGGGTACCCTATTCATTTCAATGACATCTCTGATGATAGCATTTAGTGCTACAATTTATCTCGTTTTTGGTCAGAGAAAAGGATGGATACTCATTCCAGTGGGCATAGCAGCCCTCATTCCAGTAATCCTCTTTGAGTCCTTGCAATTTCCTCTCTTACTGGATATGTTTATGTCCACTTATGGTCCAAGCATTTTTCGCAAACAGAGCTCACGTATACTTCTCTAG
- the LOC104119108 gene encoding ATP-dependent Clp protease proteolytic subunit 2, mitochondrial-like, translated as MRTQIVHKLLNRRINGTPLNSSKRFYGVIPMVIEHSSRGERAYDIFSRLLKERIVCINGPIDDATSHVVVAQLLFLESENPSKPIHMYLNSPGGAVTAGLAIYDTMQYIRSPIHTICLGQAASMGSLLLAAGAKGERRSLPNASVMIHQPSGGYSGQAKDLTIHTKQIVRVWDTLNDLYAKHTGQPIEIIQKNMDRDYFMTPEEAKEFGIIDEVIDERPMALVTDAVANEAKDKGSS; from the exons ATGCGCACCCAAATTGTTCACAAACTCTTGAACCGGAGAATCAATGGAACCCCTTTGAATAGTAGTAAGAGATTTTATGGGGTAATACCAATGGTGATAGAGCACTCTTCAAGAGGAGAAAGGGCTTATGACATATTCTCAAGGCTATTAAAGGAACGAATTGTTTGCATTAATGGCCCCATTGATGATGCCACTTCTCATGTTGTCGTTGCTCAGCTCCTTTTTCTTGAATCTGAGAACCCTTCTAAGCCTATTCACATGTACCTCAACTCTCCAGGTGGCGCTGTTACAGCTG GTCTTGCGATATATGATACAATGCAGTATATCCGATCTCCAATTCATACTATATGCCTAGGTCAAGCAGCTTCAATGGGATCCCTTCTCTTAGCTGCGGGTGCAAAGGGTGAGAGACGATCTCTCCCTAATGCTTCAGTTATGATTCATCAGCCTTCCGGTGGATATAGCGGGCAGGCTAAAGATTTGACGATCCACACAAAACAGATAGTTCGGGTATGGGATACTTTGAATGACTTATATGCAAAGCATACGGGACAACCTATAGAAATAATTCAGAAGAATATGGATAGAGATTATTTCATGACACCTGAAGAGGCGAAGGAGTTTGGAATAATCGATGAGGTTATAGATGAAAGACCAATGGCTTTAGTAACTGATGCTGTTGCGAATGAAGCCAAAGATAAAGGCTCAAGCTAG
- the LOC104119107 gene encoding uncharacterized protein isoform X2 has translation MIVALEGRSEKDQLWRCLPLYRALLRGDQCDLELAARPMGPLYKAWDCKITRAGDTTLHVIVGAGKWFDDPTVGPSAYTSRNNDGYTPLCVAAMVGNMEAAKNLLQLNPGLGSLDDAVGPYPIIEAVRYGHKEMVLLLIGDMERKMEGSPPTKQSTASHFLHLLVVAGFYDVLLALLRRHPGLARAEFYGDNNESLLSLLAEIPSAFRSGTQLRFWHWQQLLYSVMHAKLEIRLADIEKSLVVVQSSATSPSRQSPEPASGLTWEYCTRLVNCCILVCPKWLVTPIYSCMNHVGIMIKSMIHAAREIWKTTTRTIRHIKDTKLMHEETLDIVKRLCEELTKHYSSTGEDIEPVLRKALLSAAGSGISEIIEEIIERYPDAIWFVDSENHNLFHLAVINRYEKVFSLIYQLSVYKHLVTAGEDTSGNNILHMAGKLAPLSRLNLISGAALQMQRELQWFQEVEKFVQPTLRTKRNSDGKTPKMVFTEEHKELVKEGEKWMKETANSCIFVAALTTTVVFAAAITVPGGNNQNSGFPLFSNETAFTAFAVSAAFCLFSSVASVLMFLSILTSRYAEGDFLRRLPKRLILGLGTLFISMTSLMIAFSATIYLVFGQRKGWILIPVGIAALIPVILFESLQFPLLLDMFMSTYGPSIFRKQSSRILL, from the exons CCCCTATATAAAGCCTGGGATTGTAAGATAACAAGAGCTGGGGACACCACCCTTCATGTAATTGTTGGTGCGGGAAAGTGGTTTGATGATCCGACTGTGGGTCCATCAGCTTACACTTCGCGTAACAATGATGGTTACACACCTCTTTGTGTGGCTGCAATGGTTGGGAACATGGAGGCAGCAAAGAATTTACTGCAACTCAACCCGGGATTGGGATCTCTTGATGATGCTGTTGGGCCATACCCGATCATAGAGGCTGTTAGGTATGGCCATAAGGAAATGGTTTTACTTTTGATTGGGGATATGGAAAGGAAGATGGAAGGCTCCCCACCAACTAAACAATCGACTGCTTCCCACTTTCTCCATCTTCTAGTAGTGGCTGGATTCTATG ATGTGCTGCTAGCTCTGCTTAGACGTCATCCTGGTTTGGCCCGAGCAGAGTTTTATGGTGACAATAACGAATCCCTTTTGAGCTTGCTGGCTGAAATACCTTCTGCATTTCGGAGTGGGACTCAACTAAGATTCTGGCACTGGCAGCAGTTACTTTATTCAG TCATGCATGCAAAATTAGAGATCAGGTTGGCAGACATTGAAAAGTCTCTTGTTGTAGTCCAATCGTCAGCTACATCACCCTCGAGGCAATCACCAGAGCCTGCTAGTGGGTTAACATGGGAGTACTGTACACGTTTAGTAAACTGTTGCATCcttgtctgtccaaaatggcttgTTACACCGATCTATAGCTGCATGAATCACGTCG GGATCATGATAAAGTCAATGATTCATGCAGCTCGCGAAATTTGGAAAACAACAA CAAGAACAATCAGACATATTAAGGATACAAAATTAATGCATGAAGAGACTCTTGATATTGTGAAACGTCTTTGCGAGGAACTTACCAAACATTATTCCTCTACGGGTGAGGATATTGAGCCAGTACTTAGAAAGGCACTTCTTTCAGCAGCAGGTTCAGGAATTTCTGAAATCATAGAAGAAATTATAGAACGTTACCCAGACGCAATCTGGTTTGTTGATTCTGAGAACCATAACTTATTTCACCTTGCAGTAATAAATCGTTATGAGAAGGTGTTTAGTCTTATATATCAGTTAAGTGTATATAAACATTTGGTAACAGCTGGTGAAGACACTTCAGGGAACAATATATTACATATGGCTGGAAAGCTAGCACCTCTTAGCCGACTCAATCTTATCTCAGGTGCGGCTTTGCAAATGCAGCGTGAATTGCAATGGTTTCAG GAAGTGGAAAAGTTTGTTCAACCAACGCTCAGAACAAAGAGAAACTCAGAtggaaaaactccaaaaatggtgTTTACTGAGGAACACAAGGAATTGGTCAAAGAAGGAGAGAAATGGATGAAAGAAACTGCAAATTCCTGTATATTTGTGGCAGCCCTAACAACAACAGTAGTATTTGCAGCAGCCATTACCGTGCCAGGTGGAAACAATCAAAACAGTGGTTTTCCGCTCTTCTCCAATGAAACGGCTTTCACGGCTTTTGCAGTTTCTGCTGCATTCTGTCTGTTCTCTTCTGTTGCCTCTGTTCTAATGTTCCTGTCTATCCTCACCTCGAGATATGCAGAGGGGGATTTCCTTAGACGTCTTCCGAAGAGATTGATTCTAGGCCTGGGTACCCTATTCATTTCAATGACATCTCTGATGATAGCATTTAGTGCTACAATTTATCTCGTTTTTGGTCAGAGAAAAGGATGGATACTCATTCCAGTGGGCATAGCAGCCCTCATTCCAGTAATCCTCTTTGAGTCCTTGCAATTTCCTCTCTTACTGGATATGTTTATGTCCACTTATGGTCCAAGCATTTTTCGCAAACAGAGCTCACGTATACTTCTCTAG